From a single Agrobacterium tumefaciens genomic region:
- a CDS encoding 2'-deoxycytidine 5'-triphosphate deaminase: protein MTRTTGILADGAIRALFAGGKLKSEAELDVDQVQPASLDLRLGSKAYRVRASFMPGPGTRVIDKLNRFSLHEVDLSEGAVLETGCVYIVPLMESLELPAEMSASANPKSSTGRLDIFTRVMTDNAQEFDKIPAGYTGPLYLEISPRTFPVVVRRGSRLSQIRFRIGHSLLNESELLKLHETETLVASETPNVTGGGIALSIDLKGFGDNGLIGYRGKHHTAVVDVDKKAQHDVLDFWEPLHARGRAELILDPDEFYILVSREAVHVPPLYAAEMTPFDPLVGEFRVHYAGFFDPGFGHAQAGGTGSRAVLEVRSHEVPFILEHGQIVGRLVYEHMLQKPEGLYGTGLGSNYQAQGLKLSKHFRVE from the coding sequence ATGACGAGAACCACGGGCATTTTGGCGGATGGCGCTATCCGGGCGCTGTTTGCAGGCGGCAAGCTGAAGAGCGAGGCCGAGCTCGATGTTGACCAGGTGCAGCCCGCCAGCCTCGATTTGCGGCTGGGCTCAAAAGCCTATCGCGTTCGTGCCAGCTTCATGCCCGGCCCCGGAACCCGCGTCATCGACAAGCTCAATCGCTTCAGCCTGCACGAGGTTGACCTCTCTGAGGGCGCCGTGCTGGAAACCGGTTGCGTTTATATCGTTCCGCTGATGGAAAGCCTGGAACTGCCGGCGGAGATGTCGGCTTCGGCCAATCCCAAAAGCTCGACCGGTCGCCTTGATATTTTCACCCGCGTGATGACCGACAACGCGCAGGAATTCGACAAGATCCCGGCGGGATATACCGGCCCGCTTTATCTGGAAATCAGCCCGCGCACCTTCCCGGTGGTGGTTCGCCGCGGCTCGCGCCTGTCGCAGATCCGCTTCCGCATCGGCCATTCGCTGCTCAACGAAAGCGAGCTTTTGAAGCTGCACGAAACGGAAACGCTGGTTGCCAGCGAAACCCCCAACGTGACGGGCGGCGGCATCGCGCTTTCGATCGACCTCAAAGGTTTCGGCGATAATGGCCTGATCGGTTATCGCGGCAAACACCACACGGCTGTGGTGGATGTCGACAAGAAGGCCCAGCACGACGTTCTCGATTTCTGGGAGCCGCTTCATGCGCGCGGCCGCGCCGAGCTGATCCTTGATCCCGATGAGTTCTATATTCTCGTCTCACGCGAAGCCGTGCACGTACCGCCGCTTTACGCCGCCGAAATGACGCCTTTCGACCCGCTGGTGGGCGAATTCCGGGTCCACTACGCCGGCTTCTTCGACCCAGGCTTCGGCCATGCGCAGGCCGGCGGAACCGGCAGCCGCGCGGTGCTGGAAGTGCGCAGCCATGAGGTGCCCTTCATCCTCGAACACGGCCAGATCGTTGGCCGCTTGGTATATGAACACATGCTGCAGAAACCGGAAGGCCTCTACGGCACGGGTCTTGGATCCAATTATCAGGCTCAGGGCCTGAAACTCTCCAAGCATTTCCGCGTGGAATAA
- a CDS encoding Arm DNA-binding domain-containing protein — MSVAGGKSWRFDYDFFGKRKTLTIGVYPNVRQFGDPNFYWALRAYQLYSKVSHGTP; from the coding sequence ATTTCGGTTGCCGGTGGCAAGTCCTGGCGGTTCGACTATGATTTTTTCGGTAAGCGAAAAACACTGACGATTGGGGTATACCCTAATGTTCGGCAATTCGGCGACCCGAACTTTTACTGGGCGCTGCGAGCATATCAGCTCTATTCAAAAGTTAGCCACGGAACACCTTGA
- a CDS encoding PAAR domain-containing protein translates to MVGRPVSLKGHMHICPMIDPGPKPHIGGPVNSTQQSFVNVEGVPIATVGDTCLCAGVPTNDKIIAGSSVASINGKQISRLGDSCAHGGRLVQGVPWLTFE, encoded by the coding sequence ATGGTTGGACGCCCGGTCAGTTTAAAAGGCCATATGCATATATGCCCTATGATCGACCCCGGTCCTAAACCTCATATTGGGGGACCGGTAAATTCGACGCAGCAGAGTTTTGTGAACGTCGAAGGTGTACCAATCGCCACAGTTGGTGACACATGTCTGTGCGCAGGCGTGCCTACTAATGACAAGATCATCGCAGGCTCGTCCGTTGCAAGTATTAATGGGAAACAGATATCCCGCCTAGGCGACAGCTGCGCGCATGGTGGTAGGCTCGTTCAAGGTGTTCCGTGGCTAACTTTTGAATAG